One genomic window of Methyloceanibacter sp. wino2 includes the following:
- a CDS encoding PQQ-dependent sugar dehydrogenase — MTPEGVVYANTWSGAYYPKDPPPKGGFLVALKDTKGSGRADVIERFGPPSSAGVKGGTGIWLYEDGLYAESDDSIVRYELQDGDIKPSSDPETILSGMPLTGDHPMHPFSIDDDGNLFVTSASQTNVCEVSNRMPHSPGNDPCAELETRGGIWRYDANKTGQIFSSKERYATGIRNAEGYDFDSAGRLYTTQHGRDQLHENWPELYSQQQGFELPAEQVMIVKDGANYGWPFCYYDPEQKKLVLAPEYGGDGGKKVGQCSEYEPPVAVFPAHWAPNDLKIYKGSQFPKAYDGGAFIAFHGSWNRAPGPQAGYNVVFQPLADGKPSGDYVVFADGFAGASKEPGGAAHRPSGLAIGPDGALYIGDDKGGRIWRVTYNGDSNAPIQAAREPTVEAAASSGEAFEADGGQDGAADLPVPPGATPEQVALGMEIFHGKAAGATCAGCHGANGIGTPVGPNLTDGTWLWGDGSVQAITETIRHGVPKPKQHPGAMPPFGGVPLSDDDLAAVATYVWAIGHAEHE; from the coding sequence GTGACCCCTGAAGGCGTTGTTTACGCGAATACCTGGAGCGGTGCCTACTACCCGAAGGATCCGCCTCCAAAGGGGGGATTTCTGGTCGCGCTGAAGGACACGAAGGGCAGCGGCAGGGCCGACGTGATTGAACGGTTCGGTCCGCCCTCTTCGGCCGGGGTCAAGGGCGGTACGGGAATCTGGCTCTACGAGGACGGGCTGTATGCGGAGAGCGACGACAGCATCGTCCGCTATGAACTGCAAGACGGCGACATCAAGCCCTCGAGCGATCCGGAGACGATCTTGAGCGGCATGCCGCTGACCGGGGATCACCCGATGCATCCCTTCTCGATTGACGATGACGGAAATCTGTTTGTCACAAGCGCCTCGCAAACCAATGTTTGCGAGGTGAGCAACCGCATGCCGCATTCGCCCGGGAACGATCCCTGTGCGGAGCTTGAGACGCGCGGTGGGATCTGGCGCTACGATGCCAACAAGACAGGACAGATTTTCTCCTCGAAGGAGCGTTACGCTACCGGTATCCGCAATGCCGAGGGGTACGACTTCGACTCGGCCGGACGTCTCTACACGACCCAGCATGGCCGGGATCAGCTCCACGAGAATTGGCCTGAGCTCTACTCGCAGCAACAGGGCTTCGAGCTTCCCGCCGAGCAGGTCATGATCGTAAAGGACGGGGCCAACTACGGGTGGCCGTTTTGCTACTACGATCCAGAGCAGAAGAAGCTGGTGCTCGCGCCCGAATATGGCGGTGATGGGGGCAAGAAGGTAGGCCAATGCAGTGAGTATGAGCCGCCGGTCGCCGTCTTCCCAGCGCATTGGGCGCCCAATGACCTCAAGATCTACAAAGGCTCACAGTTTCCGAAGGCGTATGACGGGGGCGCATTCATTGCGTTCCACGGCTCCTGGAACCGGGCGCCTGGTCCCCAAGCCGGATACAACGTTGTTTTCCAGCCTCTCGCCGATGGCAAGCCTTCCGGCGACTACGTGGTGTTCGCGGACGGCTTTGCCGGCGCGAGCAAGGAGCCGGGCGGGGCTGCGCATCGGCCGTCGGGGCTCGCGATCGGGCCGGATGGCGCTCTCTATATCGGCGATGACAAGGGGGGCCGCATCTGGCGCGTGACCTACAACGGGGATTCCAACGCCCCAATTCAGGCCGCACGGGAGCCGACCGTGGAGGCCGCGGCCTCCTCCGGCGAAGCTTTCGAGGCGGACGGTGGGCAGGACGGGGCCGCCGATCTTCCGGTGCCCCCCGGAGCGACGCCCGAACAAGTCGCGCTCGGTATGGAGATCTTTCACGGCAAGGCCGCGGGAGCGACCTGCGCGGGGTGTCATGGCGCCAATGGCATCGGGACCCCGGTCGGACCCAACCTGACGGACGGGACCTGGCTTTGGGGCGACGGAAGCGTTCAGGCCATCACCGAAACCATCAGGCACGGCGTGCCGAAGCCGAAGCAACATCCCGGCGCAATGCCTCCTTTTGGCGGAGTTCCTCTGTCAGATGACGATCTCGCCGCGGTTGCGACCTATGTCTGGGCGATAGGACACGCTGAGCACGAGTAG
- a CDS encoding SMP-30/gluconolactonase/LRE family protein: MSRITSLLLATTLVAVASIPSLGLATELKEVWRAEGLRQPESVLFDPERNVLYVSNVDGGPTDKDGKGYIAKLTPDGKVETAEWVTGLNAPKGLGLYGDRLYVADVDRLVVIDIGTGEISKVYEAPDAKFLNDIAVDKDGRVFISDTLTNTIYALDGDAFGVWLRSAELAAPNGLYPDDGRLIVASWGKGEMMSAKPDHLRTVDLDSKEIANLGDGTPIGNLDGLAPDGAGDFLVTDWVAGALFRVQPSGKAERLLDLNQGTADLFYRSDEKLVMIPFMNDGVLVAYRLEP; encoded by the coding sequence ATGTCGAGAATCACGAGCCTTCTGCTCGCGACTACGTTGGTGGCCGTCGCGAGCATTCCAAGCCTCGGCTTGGCTACAGAATTGAAGGAAGTCTGGCGCGCGGAAGGCTTGCGTCAGCCCGAATCCGTCCTGTTCGATCCCGAGCGAAACGTGCTCTACGTGTCGAATGTGGACGGCGGGCCAACCGACAAGGACGGCAAGGGCTACATCGCGAAACTGACGCCGGATGGAAAAGTCGAGACGGCAGAATGGGTGACGGGGCTGAATGCCCCGAAGGGCTTGGGGCTTTATGGTGACCGGCTCTATGTTGCGGATGTCGATCGGCTTGTCGTCATTGACATCGGTACAGGAGAGATCTCTAAAGTCTACGAGGCACCGGACGCCAAGTTCCTGAACGACATCGCCGTGGACAAGGACGGACGCGTGTTCATCTCGGACACGCTCACCAACACGATCTACGCACTCGATGGCGACGCATTCGGAGTGTGGCTCCGTAGCGCCGAACTCGCTGCCCCGAACGGTCTATACCCCGACGACGGCAGATTGATCGTAGCGTCCTGGGGCAAAGGCGAGATGATGTCGGCAAAGCCCGACCATCTCAGGACCGTCGACCTGGACAGCAAAGAGATCGCAAATCTCGGCGACGGCACCCCGATCGGCAATCTCGATGGGCTCGCGCCGGATGGCGCCGGAGACTTTCTTGTCACTGACTGGGTGGCTGGCGCTCTCTTCCGGGTCCAGCCCTCTGGAAAGGCCGAGAGACTGCTCGACCTAAACCAGGGAACCGCCGATCTCTTCTACCGAAGCGACGAGAAGCTCGTGATGATCCCGTTCATGAACGATGGTGTTCTGGTCGCGTACCGCTTGGAGCCGTGA
- a CDS encoding cytochrome c, producing MSSRSKPLGERTTPMLRTVAALILSGLAGLLSPASYAEDAPPASDSASSEADATPQAQPDTRPLGFDADLQHLDTDQRQRMLRFSTFSNGKVPEEYTNADNKVGYTVRGIVEGAKLYAAHCRQCHGRLGLGNGNLSQALRPSPAMLAYLVGQPFAVDQYLLWSIAEGGKPFGTAMPAFKDQLTREEIFMTVAYLRAGLPDLEDDPSPTGGSDVIDKDEPDPRTHDVD from the coding sequence ATGTCGTCGCGCAGCAAACCCCTTGGCGAAAGGACAACACCCATGCTGCGGACTGTTGCCGCTCTCATCCTTTCGGGCCTTGCCGGTCTGCTTTCGCCCGCTTCATACGCGGAGGATGCGCCGCCAGCTTCGGATAGTGCCTCGTCCGAAGCTGACGCAACACCGCAGGCCCAGCCGGATACACGGCCGCTCGGTTTCGACGCGGATCTGCAACATCTGGATACCGACCAGCGGCAAAGAATGCTGCGGTTCTCGACGTTTTCAAATGGCAAGGTCCCAGAAGAATACACAAACGCCGACAACAAGGTGGGCTACACGGTGCGCGGCATCGTGGAAGGCGCAAAGCTCTACGCGGCCCATTGCCGGCAGTGTCACGGCAGGCTGGGCCTTGGAAATGGAAATCTCTCCCAGGCGCTGAGACCCTCGCCGGCCATGCTGGCCTATTTGGTGGGGCAACCTTTCGCCGTGGATCAGTACCTCCTGTGGAGCATCGCAGAAGGTGGCAAGCCGTTCGGCACCGCCATGCCGGCCTTCAAAGACCAACTGACGCGGGAAGAAATTTTCATGACCGTGGCATACCTGCGCGCCGGTCTACCGGATCTCGAGGACGACCCCTCTCCTACAGGCGGCTCGGACGTAATCGACAAGGATGAGCCAGACCCGCGCACTCACGACGTCGACTAA
- a CDS encoding LysR family transcriptional regulator: protein MSRQNVADLPAFIAVARERSFTKAAAKLGISQSALSHTIRAFEERLGVRLLTRTTRSVAPTEAGERLLRSAGPRFDEIEAELEALSELREKPAGTIRITASDHAVRWLLWPKLSAFLPSYPDIQVEIAVDNALTDIVAHRFDAGVRFGEQVEKDMIAVRIGPDLRSAVVGAKSYFARHGRPMTPHDLVDHLCINLRLLAQGGLYAWEFEKDGHEINVRVEGQLVFDSIFPALDAALAGFGLAYLPEDVARPHLADGRLTRVLENWCPPWPGYRLYYPSRRQPTSAFALLVDALRHRG, encoded by the coding sequence ATGAGCCGCCAGAACGTCGCCGATCTCCCAGCCTTCATTGCCGTGGCACGAGAGCGCAGCTTCACCAAAGCGGCGGCGAAGCTGGGGATCTCCCAATCGGCTTTGAGCCATACAATTCGTGCCTTCGAGGAACGGCTTGGCGTTCGGCTCCTGACCCGCACGACACGAAGTGTTGCGCCGACGGAAGCAGGGGAACGTCTGCTACGATCCGCCGGGCCGAGGTTCGATGAGATCGAGGCTGAACTGGAAGCTCTGAGCGAGCTTCGTGAGAAACCCGCAGGAACTATTCGCATTACCGCAAGCGATCACGCCGTCCGCTGGCTCCTATGGCCGAAGCTTTCGGCTTTCTTGCCGAGCTATCCGGATATCCAGGTCGAGATCGCCGTCGACAACGCACTGACCGACATCGTCGCCCATCGGTTTGACGCAGGCGTTCGCTTCGGCGAACAGGTGGAAAAGGACATGATTGCCGTACGCATTGGACCTGATCTCCGATCCGCGGTGGTTGGCGCGAAGTCTTATTTCGCGCGGCATGGGCGGCCAATGACGCCACATGATCTAGTCGATCATCTCTGCATCAATCTGCGCCTCCTCGCTCAGGGCGGTCTTTACGCCTGGGAATTCGAAAAGGACGGCCACGAGATCAACGTGCGCGTCGAGGGGCAACTTGTCTTCGACAGCATCTTCCCTGCCCTCGATGCCGCCCTTGCTGGTTTCGGCCTGGCCTATCTGCCGGAGGATGTAGCTCGGCCCCATCTTGCCGACGGACGGCTAACACGGGTGCTCGAAAATTGGTGCCCTCCTTGGCCCGGATACCGCCTCTATTATCCAAGTCGAAGGCAACCCACCTCCGCCTTTGCATTGCTGGTCGATGCGCTGCGCCACCGGGGCTGA
- a CDS encoding XdhC family protein: MNTLEPQRPIESTPIQTARDWLETHDSVALATVVSAWGSAPVPVGGQLVVAPGGDFAGSVSGGCVEIDVITEAQDVIATGAPKLLDFGIADDVAWRAGLSCGGTIKVFIEPLRVSDRDFLDSVLMAHRSRRLMAVVTNLATGARRLIDPQLAEDPELIARISAGDSGIVELSQGKAFLQILMPPLRLVLAGGTHVTQVLASLATRVGYDVVIVDPRPAFAGAARFGGVSVLEDWPEPAVVSTLLDTRTAVVALTHAAHLDDAALTAALRSDCFYVGALGSRKTHAKRLERLRGSGFGEDDLTRIHAPVGLAIGAKGPAEIAVSILAEIIEVDHGGTR; encoded by the coding sequence ATGAACACGTTGGAGCCGCAACGACCGATCGAGTCCACGCCCATTCAGACCGCGCGCGATTGGCTTGAAACGCATGACTCGGTCGCGCTGGCGACGGTCGTTTCCGCTTGGGGCTCCGCCCCCGTGCCGGTCGGTGGCCAACTGGTCGTTGCGCCCGGCGGCGATTTCGCCGGGTCTGTCTCGGGCGGATGCGTGGAGATCGATGTCATCACCGAGGCGCAGGACGTCATCGCGACGGGGGCGCCTAAACTTCTGGACTTTGGTATCGCGGACGACGTCGCCTGGCGCGCGGGGCTCTCTTGCGGCGGCACGATCAAAGTCTTCATCGAGCCGCTCCGCGTTTCGGATAGGGACTTTCTGGATAGCGTGCTCATGGCGCACCGGTCGCGCCGGCTGATGGCTGTCGTGACGAACCTCGCGACCGGAGCCCGCCGTCTCATCGATCCCCAATTGGCAGAGGATCCCGAGCTCATCGCGCGGATTTCGGCAGGCGACAGCGGGATCGTCGAGCTGTCTCAAGGCAAGGCCTTTCTCCAGATTCTAATGCCTCCGCTCCGGCTCGTTCTGGCCGGCGGGACACACGTCACCCAGGTCCTTGCCAGTTTGGCGACCCGTGTCGGTTATGACGTCGTCATCGTCGATCCGCGTCCCGCATTCGCAGGCGCCGCACGCTTTGGCGGCGTGAGCGTCTTGGAGGACTGGCCCGAGCCAGCCGTCGTCTCGACGCTGTTGGACACACGGACGGCGGTAGTCGCTCTGACCCACGCCGCGCATCTCGACGATGCGGCGCTTACCGCGGCGCTTCGCTCCGATTGCTTCTATGTGGGGGCGCTCGGGTCGCGGAAGACCCACGCGAAGCGCCTCGAGCGGCTACGAGGCTCGGGCTTCGGGGAAGACGACCTCACCCGAATTCACGCCCCAGTCGGGCTCGCCATCGGCGCCAAGGGGCCAGCGGAGATCGCCGTTTCGATCTTGGCCGAGATCATCGAAGTCGATCACGGCGGCACGCGGTGA
- a CDS encoding hybrid sensor histidine kinase/response regulator, with translation MVDEQGSGSRLGRWLGVLDVDRRPTAEHDENWRLNYLFSIATVSWIIHFCVTMLAGVVLLQAGLGAWVPVWMVSMALLSLALATVALAYRHRKEATSPEVYGAAHSVLTAAIGLVWGIGAVLCAMSASTEMLTFYTLVLGGTALGAVSSQHILMRSCLLSIWTSVPLLALAWLVNGVSYGPLATAGMMVLFGVTLTVLATRMNGAVEQNVMLADALAARNEVLLRTSAGLAEAHEEKSRFLAQASHDLRQPIHAIGLFVEYLHGVRLGREGREVLHNIDRSLESLTRLCRSLLDLSALDVGRVKPEIGPVSLGELMGEVIRQASEPALARNVTIRFRPSRYWVRSDPALLHTMVQNLVSNAIKYAPGAQLLVGVRRRNGALSIVVADTGPGIASEDQQRIFKEFVQIKAPDTAEADGLGLGLSIVHRLAEMLGLRVTVASKLTEGSTFCIDGLGEAQPASRPRRQSPAGHVHLLAGLRVLVVDDDRAVRDSTVQLLTRWGCAVRATDRVTLATDPDEFDFLLFDQELADGEIGLSHIRNMRARSSCWIPAALITGGRTDHLVEPCKAEEVAILAKPVRPTQLRSVLLSGAAGRTNLNQTTPSSEAMPAAAVRLVTPSARSSAET, from the coding sequence ATGGTCGACGAACAGGGGAGCGGTAGCCGTCTCGGTCGCTGGCTCGGCGTCCTGGACGTGGACCGTCGCCCTACGGCGGAGCACGACGAAAACTGGCGCCTCAACTATCTCTTCTCCATCGCCACGGTGAGCTGGATCATTCATTTCTGTGTCACGATGCTCGCCGGCGTCGTGTTGCTCCAGGCCGGCCTCGGCGCCTGGGTTCCCGTGTGGATGGTTTCTATGGCGCTCCTGTCCCTGGCATTGGCGACCGTTGCACTCGCCTATCGCCATCGCAAGGAAGCGACATCGCCCGAGGTGTACGGCGCTGCTCATTCGGTGCTGACAGCCGCTATCGGACTCGTGTGGGGCATTGGCGCTGTCTTGTGCGCGATGTCAGCCTCAACCGAGATGCTAACCTTCTACACGCTTGTGCTGGGCGGAACGGCACTGGGCGCCGTCAGCTCGCAGCACATCCTAATGCGTAGTTGCCTGCTTTCGATCTGGACGTCGGTTCCGCTGCTGGCGCTCGCGTGGCTCGTCAACGGCGTCTCTTACGGGCCGCTGGCGACCGCGGGAATGATGGTGCTGTTTGGCGTGACCCTCACGGTTCTTGCCACCCGCATGAATGGTGCCGTCGAACAGAACGTCATGCTGGCCGATGCGCTGGCAGCGCGCAACGAGGTGCTTCTGCGCACCAGTGCCGGGCTTGCCGAAGCGCATGAGGAGAAATCGCGCTTCCTCGCGCAGGCAAGCCACGACCTGCGTCAACCCATCCATGCCATCGGGCTCTTCGTGGAGTATCTCCATGGCGTGCGTCTAGGGCGGGAGGGACGCGAGGTTCTGCACAACATCGATCGATCGCTGGAGTCTCTGACCCGATTGTGCCGTTCGCTTCTCGACCTTTCGGCACTCGATGTCGGGCGCGTCAAACCGGAGATCGGTCCGGTGTCGCTAGGCGAGCTGATGGGTGAGGTGATACGGCAGGCTAGTGAGCCCGCGCTGGCGCGGAATGTCACCATCCGATTTCGGCCCTCGCGATATTGGGTGCGCAGCGATCCGGCCCTGCTTCATACCATGGTGCAAAACCTCGTCTCCAACGCGATCAAGTATGCGCCCGGAGCGCAGCTTCTCGTGGGCGTGCGGCGGCGCAACGGTGCGCTTTCAATCGTCGTTGCAGATACCGGGCCCGGGATCGCCAGCGAGGATCAGCAACGGATATTCAAGGAGTTCGTCCAGATCAAAGCACCCGATACCGCAGAGGCGGACGGTCTTGGCCTTGGTCTGTCGATCGTGCACCGGCTCGCCGAAATGCTCGGTCTGCGGGTCACAGTCGCCTCGAAACTCACAGAGGGATCGACGTTCTGCATCGACGGACTTGGCGAAGCCCAGCCTGCATCACGTCCACGCCGGCAAAGTCCCGCGGGCCATGTGCACTTGCTGGCAGGGCTGCGGGTCCTTGTCGTCGACGACGACAGGGCCGTGCGCGACAGTACCGTCCAGTTGCTGACGCGATGGGGTTGCGCAGTGCGGGCGACGGATCGTGTGACTCTTGCGACCGATCCCGACGAGTTCGATTTCTTGCTGTTCGACCAGGAACTGGCCGATGGCGAAATTGGACTCTCCCATATCCGTAACATGAGGGCGCGTTCGTCGTGCTGGATACCGGCCGCCCTCATCACCGGTGGGCGTACCGATCACCTTGTCGAGCCGTGCAAAGCGGAAGAGGTCGCCATCCTTGCCAAGCCCGTCCGTCCCACGCAACTGCGGTCGGTTCTACTTTCGGGCGCAGCGGGCCGGACCAACCTCAATCAAACAACTCCCAGCTCGGAGGCCATGCCGGCAGCAGCCGTGCGACTCGTCACGCCGAGCGCACGTAGCAGCGCCGAAACATGA
- a CDS encoding xanthine dehydrogenase family protein molybdopterin-binding subunit: MSLRLTDKPQTPSAGGLSRRGFLRASVAAGGGLLLTFGLPIRAARARDASAANFAPDGFIRIGHDGRVAFIIPQVEMGQGTFTSCPMLIAEELEVDLTQVYTEQAPPDGALYTNGLVGFQVTGGSTSMRAFYEPLRNAGATAREMLIAAAAATWNVDPSSCRAEKGSVIHGATGRSLGYGALAEKAATMPVPEKVTLKDPSAFKLIGTAAKRLDTPGKVNGTTVYGIDAKAPDMKFATLAICPVFGGKVKSVDGAKALENNGVLQVVQTEDAVAVVATNTGAAKKGLAAVEIVWDDGPNATLSTADIVADMEKASEADGVLVRHEGDVPNALEGAAQTLDEIYEVPFLAHTAMEPLNCTVHVRKDACEIWVGTQVIGRAQAIAAELTGLPLEKVVVHNHMLGGGFGRRLEVDSIAIAVEIAKQVDGPVKVIWSREEDVQHDMYRPYFYDRLHAGLDADGMPIAWSHRICGSSVIARWASPAFKDGYDFDTVDGALEMPYEIPNVRLQYVRHEPPGIPTAFWRSVGPSHNIFVVESFVDECAAAAKKDPLEYRRALLTKEPRALAVLDLAVEKSGWGQPLPERSGRGIAVQNVFGCYMAQVAEVEVSDSGDVTVKRVTCAVDCGLPINPNTIEAQVQSAIVYGLSAALFDEITLENGRVEQSNFHDYRAPHINDMPAIDFHIIKNTEAPGGIGEPGTSAVVPAVFNAVYAATGVRLRKPPLSAESLKA, translated from the coding sequence ATGTCGTTGCGTCTGACGGACAAGCCGCAAACGCCGAGCGCGGGAGGCCTCTCCAGGCGAGGCTTCTTGCGCGCAAGTGTCGCCGCCGGCGGCGGCTTGCTTCTCACATTCGGCCTTCCGATACGCGCCGCAAGGGCCCGGGACGCTTCAGCGGCAAACTTCGCGCCGGACGGCTTCATTCGCATCGGCCACGACGGGCGTGTCGCTTTCATCATTCCGCAGGTCGAGATGGGGCAAGGGACGTTCACCTCCTGCCCGATGCTCATCGCCGAAGAGCTCGAGGTCGACCTCACTCAAGTTTATACAGAGCAGGCTCCTCCCGACGGCGCGCTCTACACAAACGGCCTCGTCGGCTTTCAGGTAACGGGCGGCTCCACCTCGATGCGCGCGTTCTACGAGCCCTTGCGCAATGCCGGCGCCACGGCCAGGGAGATGCTCATCGCGGCGGCTGCCGCCACATGGAATGTCGACCCGTCCAGTTGCCGCGCTGAGAAGGGCAGCGTGATCCACGGGGCCACTGGGCGCAGCCTTGGCTACGGTGCGTTGGCCGAAAAGGCCGCGACCATGCCTGTCCCTGAGAAGGTGACACTCAAAGACCCGAGTGCCTTCAAGTTGATCGGGACCGCCGCCAAGCGGCTCGACACGCCGGGAAAGGTCAACGGAACGACCGTTTACGGTATCGACGCAAAAGCTCCCGACATGAAGTTTGCGACCCTGGCGATCTGTCCGGTATTCGGCGGCAAGGTCAAAAGCGTGGACGGTGCCAAGGCACTCGAGAACAATGGCGTCCTGCAGGTCGTGCAGACAGAAGACGCCGTGGCTGTCGTCGCCACCAATACGGGTGCGGCGAAGAAGGGATTGGCGGCGGTCGAGATCGTGTGGGACGACGGTCCCAACGCCACGCTTTCGACGGCCGATATCGTCGCCGATATGGAAAAGGCGTCCGAGGCGGACGGTGTGCTTGTCCGCCACGAAGGTGATGTGCCAAACGCCTTGGAAGGCGCGGCACAGACTTTAGACGAGATCTACGAGGTGCCGTTCCTCGCGCACACCGCGATGGAGCCGCTTAATTGTACTGTCCACGTGCGGAAGGACGCCTGCGAGATCTGGGTCGGAACACAGGTCATCGGCCGCGCCCAAGCGATCGCAGCTGAGTTGACGGGCCTCCCGCTCGAGAAGGTCGTCGTACACAACCACATGCTAGGGGGTGGCTTCGGCCGCCGTCTTGAAGTCGACTCGATCGCCATAGCCGTGGAAATCGCCAAGCAGGTCGACGGTCCCGTCAAGGTCATCTGGAGCCGCGAAGAAGATGTCCAGCACGACATGTACCGGCCGTATTTTTACGACCGCCTGCACGCGGGGCTCGATGCCGATGGCATGCCGATTGCCTGGAGCCACCGGATATGCGGCTCTTCGGTCATCGCTCGTTGGGCTTCTCCCGCGTTCAAGGATGGCTACGACTTCGACACGGTCGATGGCGCGCTCGAGATGCCTTATGAGATCCCGAACGTCCGGCTCCAGTATGTGCGGCATGAGCCTCCTGGGATTCCGACGGCGTTCTGGCGGAGTGTCGGCCCCTCCCACAATATCTTCGTGGTCGAGAGTTTCGTCGACGAGTGCGCCGCCGCGGCCAAGAAAGATCCCTTGGAGTATCGTCGCGCATTGCTCACCAAAGAACCGCGTGCGCTCGCCGTGCTCGATCTCGCCGTGGAGAAATCGGGTTGGGGCCAGCCTCTGCCGGAACGGTCAGGCCGAGGCATTGCCGTTCAGAACGTGTTCGGCTGCTACATGGCGCAGGTCGCCGAAGTGGAGGTCTCCGATTCCGGCGACGTGACAGTCAAGCGCGTCACTTGCGCCGTGGATTGCGGGCTTCCCATCAATCCCAACACGATCGAAGCGCAGGTGCAGAGCGCAATCGTCTATGGACTCAGTGCGGCGCTGTTCGACGAGATCACCCTCGAGAATGGCCGAGTCGAGCAGAGCAACTTCCACGACTACCGGGCTCCGCACATCAACGACATGCCGGCGATCGATTTCCACATCATCAAGAACACCGAGGCGCCGGGCGGCATTGGTGAGCCTGGAACCTCGGCGGTCGTCCCTGCCGTGTTCAACGCGGTCTACGCGGCAACGGGCGTGAGGCTGCGCAAGCCGCCGCTTAGCGCAGAGTCACTGAAGGCTTAG
- a CDS encoding (2Fe-2S)-binding protein codes for MTFKIKVNEVEHEVDVDGDIPLLWVLRDVLGMTGTKFGCGKALCGACTVHVNGTPMRSCVMPVEYIGESAVTTIEAIGDTPIGESLQQAWLDLEVVQCGYCQSGQIMSAAALLAANSEPTDSDIDGAMAGNICRCGTYLRIREAIKQAAETSPTSSSQGD; via the coding sequence ATGACCTTCAAAATCAAGGTCAACGAGGTAGAGCACGAGGTCGACGTAGACGGCGATATCCCGCTGCTCTGGGTTCTACGCGACGTGCTGGGCATGACAGGCACGAAATTCGGGTGCGGCAAGGCGCTATGCGGCGCGTGCACCGTGCATGTGAACGGTACGCCGATGCGTTCCTGCGTCATGCCTGTCGAGTATATTGGCGAGTCTGCAGTTACCACCATCGAAGCCATCGGCGACACGCCGATCGGCGAGAGCCTTCAGCAGGCGTGGCTCGATCTGGAGGTCGTCCAGTGCGGCTACTGCCAGTCAGGGCAGATCATGTCGGCGGCAGCGCTGCTCGCGGCAAATTCGGAGCCGACCGACAGCGATATCGACGGCGCCATGGCCGGCAATATCTGTCGCTGCGGGACGTATCTCCGCATCCGCGAAGCAATCAAGCAAGCCGCTGAGACTTCACCTACGTCCTCGTCCCAGGGAGACTGA
- a CDS encoding NTP transferase domain-containing protein — protein sequence MSRLGAILLAAGASERFGPRNKLLANIDGRPMVRVTADTLLGADCVDKVIVVTGHDASAIEDALKGLTVRFVFNSAWRNGLGGSVASGVAAVSRELDGVAIVPGDMPFLNSAVIDTLGAEFLKRDGAAIVFPATLAGRQRNPVLWPRRYFGLLEGLAGPQGGKGLLGDLAGSWSAVPMSDERVFRDVDTRDGLRAVSKVVVPSERA from the coding sequence ATGAGCAGGCTTGGCGCCATACTGCTCGCTGCCGGTGCATCGGAGCGGTTCGGGCCCCGCAACAAGCTTCTCGCCAATATCGATGGACGGCCGATGGTGCGGGTCACGGCCGATACGCTGCTCGGTGCCGACTGCGTAGACAAGGTGATCGTCGTCACCGGACACGACGCATCCGCCATCGAAGACGCCCTCAAGGGACTGACGGTCCGTTTCGTCTTCAACTCGGCCTGGAGGAATGGTTTGGGCGGATCGGTTGCGTCCGGTGTCGCGGCGGTTTCCCGGGAGCTGGACGGCGTTGCCATCGTGCCCGGCGACATGCCGTTCCTCAACTCCGCCGTGATCGATACGCTCGGTGCGGAATTCCTGAAGCGCGATGGAGCGGCGATTGTGTTTCCGGCGACGCTTGCGGGCCGGCAACGGAACCCCGTGCTTTGGCCACGCCGGTACTTTGGCCTCTTGGAGGGCCTTGCAGGGCCGCAAGGGGGAAAGGGTCTGTTGGGTGACCTGGCCGGCTCCTGGAGTGCCGTTCCCATGAGCGACGAGAGGGTGTTTCGCGATGTCGATACCCGTGATGGGTTGCGGGCAGTATCAAAGGTCGTAGTACCGAGCGAACGCGCCTAA